One Apodemus sylvaticus chromosome 23, mApoSyl1.1, whole genome shotgun sequence genomic window carries:
- the Aldh8a1 gene encoding 2-aminomuconic semialdehyde dehydrogenase, whose protein sequence is MAGKGELLVLENFIGGKFLPCNSYIDSHEPSTGEVYCKVPNSGKDEIEAAVVAAREAFPAWSSRSPQERSLVLNRLADVLEQSLEELAQAESKDQGKTLTLARTVDIPRSVVNFRFFASSILHHVSECTQMSHLDCMHYTVRTPVGIAGLISPWNLPLYLLTWKIAPAIAAGNTVIAKPSELTSVTAWMFCKLLDKAGVPAGVINIVFGTGPRAGEALVSHPEVPLISFTGSQPTAERITQLSAPHCKKLSLELGGKNPAIIFEDANLEDCIPATVRSSFTNQGEICLCTSRVFVQRSIYSDFLKRFVEAARKWKVGIPSDPSANMGALISKAHLEKVRSYVRKAHAEGAQILCGEGVDQLTLPLRNQTGYFMLPTVITDIKDESCCMTEEIFGPVTCVVPFDGEEEVITRANSVKYGLAATVWSRDVGRVHRVARKLQAGLVWTNCWLIRELNLPFGGMKSSGIGREGAKDSYDFFTEIKTITVKH, encoded by the exons ATGGCTGGAAAAGGGGAACTTTTGGTGTTGGAGAACTTTATAGGTGGAAAATTTTTACCCTGTAACTCATATATAGATTCTCATGAGCCATCCACGGGGGAAGTGTATTGCAAAGTACCAAACAGTGGGAAAGATGAG ATCGAGGCTGCTGTGGTGGCCGCCAGAGAGGCCTTCCCTGCCTGGTCGTCCCGGAGTCCCCAGGAACGGTCTCTCGTCCTGAACAGGCTGGCTGATGTACTGGAGCAGTCCCTGGAGGAGTTGGCCCAGGCAGAATCTAAAGACCAAG GGAAAACCCTCACGCTCGCAAGGACCGTGGACATCCCTCGGTCTGTTGTGAACTTCCGGTTCTTCGCTTCCTCCATCCTGCACCACGTATCGGAGTGCACGCAGATGAGCCACCTGGACTGTATGCACTACACCGTTCGCACCCCGGTGGGCATTG CTGGTTTGATCAGCCCTTGGAATTTACCACTCTACCTGCTGACCTGGAAGATCGCTCCAGCCATCGCTGCCGGGAATACCGTGATAGCCAAGCCCAGTGAGCTGACTTCTGTGACCGCATGGATGTTTTGTAAACTCTTGGATAAAGCAG GTGTCCCAGCAGGTGTGATCAATATTGTGTTTGGAACAGGGCCGAGGGCTGGCGAGGCCCTTGTGTCTCACCCAGAGGTACCGTTGATCTCCTTCACCGGGAGTCAGCCCACAGCTGAGCGGATCACCCAGCTAAGTGCCCCCCACTGCAAGAAGCTGTCCCTGGAGCTGGGAGGGAAGAACCCTGCCATCATCTTTGAGGACGCCAACCTGGAGGACTGTATCCCAGCAACCGTCAGATCCAGCTTTACTAACCAG GGGGAGATCTGCCTTTGTACCAGCAGGGTCTTTGTGCAGAGAAGCATCTATAGCGACTTTCTGAAGAGGTTTGTGGAAGCCGCCAGGAAGTGGAAAGTCGGCATTCCTTCTGACCCGTCGGCCAACATGGGCGCTTTGATAAGTAAAGCACATTTGGAGAAA GTGAGGAGTTACGTAAGGAAAGCTCACGCCGAGGGAGCCCAGATTCTGTGTGGCGAGGGTGTGGACCAGCTGACCCTTCCGCTCAGGAACCAGACGGGCTACTTCATGCTTCCCACGGTGATAACAGACATTAAGGATGAGTCCTGCTGCATGACGGAGGAGATCTTCGGTCCGGTGACGTGCGTCGTTCCTTTCGATGGCGAAGAGGAAGTAATTACGAGAGCTAACAGCGTTAAGTACGGGCTGGCAGCCACAGTGTGGTCAAGGGATGTGGGGCGTGTCCACAGGGTGGCTAGGAAACTTCAGGCAGGGCTCGTCTGGACCAACTGCTGGCTCATCAGGGAGCTGAACCTGCCCTTCGGGGGGATGAAGAGCTCCGGGATAGGAAGAGAAGGAGCCAAGGACTCATACGATTTCTTTACTGAAATAAAAACCATCACCGTCAAACACTGA